From Pseudoalteromonas rubra, one genomic window encodes:
- a CDS encoding PilT/PilU family type 4a pilus ATPase, which produces MELVHYLQTMKDKGASDLFVSAGLPVSAKIDGELRALDDDQLDAEAALAMVESAMSEKQKQQFHGEKECNFAVANEIGRFRVSAFWQRDCAGMVIRRIVTDIPEVTDLGLPSVLTDVIMSKRGLVLFVGGTGTGKSTSLAALLGYRNRNQRGHILTIEDPIEFVHQHRKSIITQREVGLDTESFESALKSSLRQAPDVILIGEIRSRETMEYALSFAETGHLCVATLHANNANQAIDRIMHLVPKEKHDKLKYDLALNLRAIVAQQLVPSAKGEGRVAAIEVLLNSPMVAELIKKGDIGSIKETMSKSKEMGMQTFDQALFELYKQQRINYADALHHADSPNDLRLMIKLQNNEQKGAGFLQGVTVDGLDDKKR; this is translated from the coding sequence ATGGAGCTTGTACATTATCTGCAAACGATGAAAGACAAAGGTGCATCGGATTTGTTTGTATCTGCCGGTTTGCCCGTGAGTGCCAAAATCGACGGTGAGCTGCGTGCACTGGATGATGACCAATTGGATGCTGAGGCGGCATTGGCCATGGTCGAATCAGCCATGAGCGAGAAACAAAAACAGCAGTTTCATGGTGAGAAAGAATGTAACTTTGCGGTGGCCAATGAGATAGGCCGTTTCCGGGTTTCGGCTTTTTGGCAACGCGACTGCGCCGGTATGGTGATCCGGCGTATTGTCACGGATATCCCTGAGGTGACTGACTTAGGTCTGCCGTCGGTGCTGACTGATGTGATCATGTCTAAGCGTGGTCTGGTGTTATTTGTCGGTGGGACCGGCACCGGTAAGTCGACTTCTCTGGCAGCCTTACTGGGCTATCGTAATCGTAATCAACGCGGTCATATACTGACCATCGAAGATCCGATTGAGTTTGTGCATCAACATCGCAAGAGCATTATTACACAGCGTGAAGTGGGGCTGGATACGGAGAGCTTTGAGTCGGCACTGAAAAGCTCACTGCGTCAGGCGCCGGATGTGATCCTGATTGGTGAGATCCGCTCTCGTGAGACCATGGAATATGCATTAAGTTTTGCTGAAACCGGCCATCTGTGTGTTGCAACGTTACACGCCAACAATGCCAATCAGGCCATCGACCGTATCATGCATCTGGTACCAAAAGAGAAGCATGACAAGCTGAAGTACGACCTAGCGTTAAACCTCAGGGCCATTGTCGCGCAACAATTGGTGCCATCGGCCAAAGGGGAAGGGCGTGTGGCGGCCATTGAGGTGTTGCTCAATTCACCTATGGTGGCTGAGCTGATTAAGAAAGGTGACATTGGCTCAATTAAAGAGACCATGTCGAAGTCGAAGGAAATGGGGATGCAAACCTTTGACCAGGCGCTGTTCGAATTGTATAAGCAGCAAAGGATCAACTACGCGGATGCCCTGCATCATGCTGATTCACCGAATGACCTGCGTCTGATGATTAAACTGCAAAACAATGAGCAAAAAGGAGCGGGCTTCTTGCAAGGGGTGACCGTTGACGGCCTGGACGATAAAAAGCGCTGA
- the glnE gene encoding bifunctional [glutamate--ammonia ligase]-adenylyl-L-tyrosine phosphorylase/[glutamate--ammonia-ligase] adenylyltransferase produces the protein MDFGGLPRALGELAEERCQALFAQHTSNPAVLRLLGLSDFAYRILQRHPDWIDWLLDHEQMQQRACPVPLTEPLAELDEASCFRQLREYRQRYWLKLMWLDLVEGNSIADSIAYQSRLSETLIDWANRWAHACVAKSNGQVCDEHQTPVPMLVLGMGKLGGGELNFSSDIDLIFTYPFAKPTEGGRRSIEAQVFYTKVAQKLIAALDHCTADGQVFRVDMRLRPFGDSGPLVMSFAAMEDYYQDQGREWERYAMLKARLLGEENRYWDEFKTLIRPFVFRRYIDFSVIESLRKMKHMIAQEVRRKGLTNNIKLGAGGIREVEFIVQALQMIRGGREPELQTPSLLSALAQLQHLSLIPAEVGKVLSQQYLLLRRTEQYLQAFDDCQTQTLPDDELGQQRLAVLLECTSYSEVLSMLEQAQVAVRAEFTQVIGEEPELGEALAPEYISAWEQRDISYLESPLPEAVSAAWQQSLEQFHLGLSKTQMGTRGRDVLDKLMPALLSEINRAPVAEILDRVLQVILKIASRTAYLELLFENRGALQQLIKLCAHSVWIAEQVARYPILLDELIDPAVLYRPLPLSAYYSEVQQYFLRIDSEDLELQMEALRQFKQTQALRIAAADATGVLDIMKVSDHLTALSEAIIAKAVDIAWQQMVSRYGTPEGADAEHKGFAVVAYGKAGGLELGYNSDLDLVFVHNRDGNSVTTGDKSISSRQFYLKLAQRLMHLFNTRTNSGILYELDTRLRPEGNSGLLAINVESFYQYQQEQAWTWEHQALVRTRMVLGEPELVARFNEIRHEILCQHRDNGSLSKDIVEMREKMRGHLDKSTEVEFDLKQGVGGMTDIEFIAQYLVLNYAHTHPELARFPDNIRIFEMAHHAGVIDNATQSALTEAYCEFRDRYHLHSLNAGGRGVAMHEVAEWVDAVKVAWQRLLG, from the coding sequence ATGGATTTCGGTGGCTTACCCCGGGCTCTTGGGGAGCTGGCAGAGGAACGCTGTCAGGCACTGTTTGCTCAACATACAAGCAACCCGGCCGTGCTCAGGCTACTTGGATTGAGTGATTTTGCGTATCGCATATTGCAGCGTCATCCAGATTGGATTGACTGGTTGCTGGATCACGAACAAATGCAACAAAGAGCGTGTCCCGTCCCGCTCACGGAACCTCTCGCGGAACTGGATGAAGCCAGCTGCTTCAGACAACTGCGTGAATACCGTCAGCGCTACTGGCTCAAGTTGATGTGGCTTGATCTGGTGGAGGGGAATTCAATCGCCGACAGTATTGCTTATCAGTCAAGACTCAGTGAAACGCTGATCGACTGGGCAAACCGATGGGCACATGCTTGTGTCGCCAAAAGCAATGGTCAGGTGTGCGATGAGCATCAAACGCCTGTACCAATGCTGGTGCTGGGGATGGGCAAATTGGGCGGTGGTGAACTGAACTTTTCCTCGGATATCGACTTGATATTTACCTATCCGTTTGCCAAACCGACTGAAGGTGGACGCCGTAGTATCGAAGCGCAAGTGTTCTACACCAAAGTGGCGCAAAAGCTCATTGCCGCGCTTGATCACTGTACCGCCGATGGTCAGGTGTTTCGCGTTGATATGCGCTTGCGGCCTTTTGGAGACAGTGGCCCTTTGGTCATGAGTTTTGCAGCTATGGAAGATTATTATCAGGATCAGGGTAGGGAGTGGGAGCGCTATGCGATGCTAAAGGCGCGCCTGCTTGGTGAAGAAAACCGTTACTGGGATGAATTTAAAACCCTGATCCGTCCCTTTGTGTTTCGTCGCTATATTGACTTTTCGGTGATTGAATCTTTGCGCAAAATGAAGCACATGATTGCCCAGGAGGTACGGCGCAAAGGGCTGACGAATAACATTAAGCTCGGCGCTGGCGGGATCCGTGAAGTGGAGTTTATTGTTCAGGCATTGCAAATGATCCGCGGCGGTCGCGAACCGGAATTACAAACCCCGTCATTGCTGTCGGCGTTAGCACAGCTTCAGCACTTGTCCTTGATCCCAGCGGAAGTCGGGAAAGTCTTGTCTCAGCAATATCTGTTACTGCGTCGTACAGAACAATATTTACAGGCGTTCGATGATTGCCAGACACAGACGTTGCCGGACGATGAACTGGGTCAGCAGCGTCTGGCGGTACTGTTAGAGTGCACGTCATATAGCGAAGTACTCTCTATGCTGGAGCAGGCGCAGGTTGCGGTTCGGGCTGAGTTTACTCAGGTTATAGGAGAAGAACCAGAACTTGGCGAGGCGCTGGCGCCGGAATACATCTCTGCCTGGGAGCAGCGCGATATCAGCTATCTGGAATCTCCGTTACCAGAGGCTGTCAGTGCAGCCTGGCAACAGTCCCTGGAGCAATTTCACCTCGGATTGAGTAAAACGCAAATGGGCACGCGCGGTAGGGATGTGCTGGATAAGCTGATGCCGGCTTTGCTCAGTGAAATAAACCGAGCACCGGTGGCTGAAATTCTCGACAGGGTGTTACAGGTGATCCTGAAAATCGCCTCGCGCACAGCTTACCTGGAGTTACTATTTGAAAACCGAGGGGCATTGCAGCAGCTGATTAAGCTGTGTGCGCACAGTGTCTGGATAGCTGAGCAGGTAGCACGCTATCCTATCTTGCTCGATGAGTTGATCGATCCGGCGGTACTTTACCGGCCGCTGCCGCTGAGTGCCTATTACAGCGAAGTTCAGCAGTACTTTTTACGCATCGACAGTGAAGATCTCGAATTACAGATGGAAGCGCTGCGTCAGTTTAAGCAGACTCAGGCATTACGGATTGCCGCAGCAGATGCCACTGGAGTGCTGGATATCATGAAAGTCAGCGATCATCTGACGGCACTGTCCGAAGCCATCATCGCCAAAGCGGTGGACATCGCCTGGCAACAAATGGTGAGCCGTTATGGCACACCTGAAGGAGCAGATGCGGAGCACAAAGGCTTTGCTGTGGTGGCCTATGGCAAAGCGGGTGGGCTGGAGCTGGGATACAACTCAGATCTTGATCTGGTGTTCGTGCATAATCGCGATGGCAACAGTGTTACCACTGGGGACAAATCTATTTCATCACGTCAGTTTTATTTGAAACTGGCGCAGCGCTTAATGCACCTGTTCAATACCCGTACTAATTCCGGCATTTTGTATGAACTGGACACCCGCTTGAGACCGGAGGGGAACTCGGGCCTGCTGGCGATAAACGTCGAGAGTTTTTATCAATATCAGCAGGAGCAGGCCTGGACTTGGGAGCATCAGGCGCTGGTGCGCACGCGTATGGTGCTGGGTGAACCTGAACTGGTCGCGCGCTTTAACGAGATCCGCCATGAGATACTGTGTCAGCACCGCGATAACGGCTCGCTGAGCAAAGACATTGTTGAGATGCGTGAGAAGATGCGCGGTCATCTGGACAAGAGCACTGAGGTGGAGTTTGATTTAAAGCAGGGGGTTGGCGGGATGACGGATATCGAGTTTATTGCACAATACCTAGTGCTCAACTACGCGCATACCCATCCGGAGCTGGCACGATTCCCCGATAATATTCGGATCTTTGAAATGGCCCATCACGCCGGAGTAATTGATAATGCCACTCAGTCGGCCCTGACTGAGGCATATTGTGAGTTTCGGGATCGTTATCACCTGCATAGTCTTAACGCAGGTGGGCGCGGTGTGGCCATGCATGAGGTGGCTGAGTGGGTGGATGCAGTGAAGGTCGCCTGGCAGCGTCTGTTGGGTTAA
- a CDS encoding DUF350 domain-containing protein, protein MSYLSLANINFFAILVSFIVICLFTIALRLYVQFSARQMLEDELAKRDNFALGISYATHLAVLVICCAYVFNDTGMIVLQAESLRSGIILLLILVFIYFGQHIHRKWILHRFNEEQAILKQNVCAAVVDSGMLVGNTILVLGLYHWIHPQGFGNLLVVTLSFLVVQLMCALDSKIREWRFARYNQGASLQQNFNLANTSIGIRYAGKSIGLALAIYAGLHSAPYHGAKVVENLFVIVMHCGVMWLLLYGISHLLLQLALPGVDIGLEVDHQDNIGIACLEFAVFCAIGYLLINMFSM, encoded by the coding sequence ATGAGTTATTTGTCTTTAGCCAATATCAACTTTTTCGCCATCTTAGTCAGTTTTATCGTTATTTGCCTGTTCACCATTGCGCTGCGTTTGTACGTGCAGTTCAGCGCCAGACAAATGCTGGAAGATGAACTGGCCAAGCGAGACAACTTTGCATTGGGGATCAGCTATGCCACACACCTGGCCGTGCTGGTGATCTGCTGTGCTTATGTTTTCAATGACACCGGCATGATAGTGTTACAAGCCGAATCACTGCGCAGCGGCATTATTCTGCTGCTGATCCTGGTGTTTATTTATTTTGGCCAACATATTCATCGCAAGTGGATCCTCCATCGCTTCAACGAGGAACAGGCAATCTTAAAACAGAATGTCTGTGCTGCGGTGGTCGACTCCGGCATGCTGGTCGGCAACACCATTTTGGTGCTCGGGCTATATCATTGGATCCACCCTCAGGGCTTTGGCAACTTGCTGGTGGTCACCCTCAGCTTCTTGGTGGTGCAGTTAATGTGCGCTCTGGACAGTAAAATCCGTGAATGGCGTTTTGCACGTTACAATCAGGGTGCATCCTTACAGCAAAATTTCAACCTGGCTAACACCTCGATTGGGATCCGCTACGCAGGTAAGAGCATTGGCCTGGCATTGGCCATTTATGCCGGTCTGCACAGTGCCCCTTATCATGGTGCCAAAGTGGTAGAAAACCTCTTTGTGATTGTCATGCACTGTGGCGTAATGTGGCTATTGCTATACGGTATCAGCCATTTATTATTGCAGCTGGCGTTGCCCGGAGTGGACATTGGGCTGGAAGTCGACCATCAGGATAATATCGGTATTGCTTGTCTGGAGTTTGCTGTTTTCTGCGCAATAGGCTATTTACTTATTAACATGTTCTCAATGTAA
- a CDS encoding TcpQ domain-containing protein translates to MAKKRSKRLSNLWFWTKHLSLGVLLVWAAYYFLYGNVPSMEFRDTTNAAARGFTQFYEGFKRNFNERNTEREKYVLDLGKPTYPLDDAIAQRGLVVKPAPQRWTGEIQPRRFDSGDTLRGVLTNYAKQEDIELFWYLDKDYVVKHNFRVDTNFVSTLYQVGTAINDDFEFEVFTFFCHRQRAAIITQKPSRFVRENCRRLTK, encoded by the coding sequence ATGGCTAAGAAACGTTCAAAACGCTTATCAAACCTGTGGTTCTGGACCAAACACCTGTCGTTGGGTGTGTTGTTGGTGTGGGCCGCCTATTACTTTTTGTATGGCAATGTCCCGTCAATGGAATTTCGTGACACCACCAACGCCGCCGCACGCGGATTTACCCAGTTTTACGAAGGGTTTAAACGCAATTTTAATGAGCGCAATACGGAGCGTGAAAAATACGTCCTGGACTTGGGTAAACCGACCTACCCACTGGATGATGCCATTGCGCAGCGTGGCCTGGTAGTCAAACCTGCTCCACAGCGTTGGACCGGAGAGATCCAGCCGCGTCGCTTTGACAGTGGCGACACCCTGCGTGGCGTGCTGACCAACTATGCCAAACAAGAAGACATCGAGCTGTTCTGGTATCTGGACAAAGATTATGTGGTAAAACATAACTTTCGCGTCGATACCAACTTTGTTTCGACCCTGTATCAGGTCGGCACCGCCATCAATGATGACTTTGAGTTTGAAGTATTCACTTTCTTTTGTCACCGCCAGCGCGCCGCCATCATCACCCAAAAGCCCTCTCGCTTTGTGCGTGAAAACTGCCGCCGGTTAACTAAATAA
- a CDS encoding YqgE/AlgH family protein: MQSLANHFLVAMPNLQDPFFKHTVTYICEHNEEGAMGLVVNHPINVTVGELLDQIEIDNDKSSNAASQSVFAGGPVHTDRGFVLHTPKPGYASSRELSSDMMITTSKDVLASLTSHNCPDAFIITLGYSGWEQGQLEKEILENSWLIIEADPAIIFNTPPEKRWEKAVEMLGIDAGQLSTEAGHA; the protein is encoded by the coding sequence ATGCAATCACTCGCAAATCATTTTTTGGTCGCTATGCCAAATTTGCAAGATCCCTTCTTTAAGCACACAGTCACCTATATTTGTGAGCACAACGAAGAAGGCGCAATGGGCCTGGTCGTCAATCACCCCATTAACGTGACTGTCGGTGAACTGCTTGATCAGATAGAAATTGATAACGATAAATCCAGTAACGCGGCAAGCCAGTCAGTGTTTGCCGGTGGACCAGTACATACTGACCGTGGCTTTGTGTTACACACGCCCAAGCCCGGTTATGCGTCCAGCCGTGAACTTAGCTCAGACATGATGATCACCACTTCTAAAGATGTACTGGCGTCACTGACCTCACATAACTGTCCGGATGCCTTTATCATTACTCTGGGCTATTCAGGGTGGGAACAGGGACAGCTGGAAAAAGAAATCCTGGAAAACTCCTGGCTGATCATTGAAGCGGATCCGGCCATTATTTTTAATACGCCCCCAGAAAAACGCTGGGAAAAAGCAGTCGAAATGCTCGGTATCGATGCCGGGCAACTGAGCACCGAGGCGGGACACGCCTGA
- the ruvX gene encoding Holliday junction resolvase RuvX, with translation MSNNDKTAPGQRTVIGFDFGTRSIGLAVGQEITGTASSLGAVKARDGIPDWQDIAPYIEQWKPDLLVVGLPLNMDGTNQDLTFRAKKFANRLHNQFRLPVETQDERLTTADAKARLFEQGGYRSLAKDKIDGMSAIIILESFFEAQWG, from the coding sequence ATGAGTAATAACGATAAAACAGCACCCGGCCAGCGTACGGTCATAGGCTTTGATTTTGGTACCCGGAGCATCGGCCTGGCCGTCGGTCAGGAGATAACAGGCACCGCCAGCAGTCTGGGGGCCGTCAAAGCCCGTGACGGTATTCCCGACTGGCAGGATATCGCCCCGTATATCGAACAGTGGAAACCCGACCTGCTGGTTGTTGGTCTGCCATTAAATATGGATGGTACGAATCAGGATCTGACCTTCCGCGCTAAAAAGTTTGCCAACCGGCTGCACAACCAGTTTCGCTTACCTGTCGAGACTCAGGATGAGCGTCTGACCACGGCAGATGCCAAAGCCCGACTGTTTGAACAAGGGGGTTACCGCTCACTGGCTAAAGATAAGATTGATGGCATGTCAGCCATTATCATTCTGGAGAGTTTTTTTGAGGCGCAATGGGGTTAA
- the rsmE gene encoding 16S rRNA (uracil(1498)-N(3))-methyltransferase has translation MRIPHIYQPSDLVIGEAIDLGDDAAGHVARVLRMGEGDKLSLFNGQGGEYLATISEVSKKKVRVMPEQFLDKQVESPLSIHLGQGISRGDKMDFTIQKSVELGITEITPLFTTRCGVKLSGERLAKKHQQWQKIAIAAAEQSGRNTITTIHPPVSIDDWLAQTSDALKLTLHPRAEHSIKTLPAPEHGIRFLVGPEGGFTDEEMTATAQQGFIDIRLGPRVLRTETAALTVLSALQLEFGDLAL, from the coding sequence ATGCGCATACCTCATATTTACCAGCCTTCCGACCTTGTTATTGGCGAAGCGATTGACCTTGGCGATGATGCCGCCGGGCATGTCGCCCGTGTACTGCGTATGGGTGAAGGTGACAAACTCAGCCTGTTCAATGGTCAGGGCGGTGAGTATCTGGCGACCATCAGCGAAGTCAGTAAAAAGAAAGTTCGGGTCATGCCTGAGCAATTCCTTGATAAGCAAGTTGAGTCACCCTTGTCTATTCACCTCGGTCAGGGCATTTCTCGTGGTGACAAAATGGACTTTACCATTCAGAAGTCAGTGGAACTGGGGATCACTGAGATCACCCCCTTATTCACCACCCGCTGTGGTGTTAAACTCAGTGGTGAGCGACTGGCCAAAAAACACCAGCAATGGCAGAAAATCGCCATTGCTGCCGCAGAACAGTCTGGCCGAAACACCATTACCACCATACACCCGCCAGTTTCAATTGATGACTGGCTGGCACAGACAAGTGACGCTTTAAAGCTGACACTGCACCCCAGAGCTGAACACTCGATAAAAACCCTGCCAGCCCCTGAGCATGGCATTCGTTTCCTGGTTGGCCCCGAAGGCGGCTTTACCGACGAAGAAATGACCGCCACGGCCCAGCAAGGTTTCATCGATATCCGCCTCGGCCCACGCGTTCTGCGGACAGAAACCGCAGCGCTGACCGTACTCAGCGCATTACAGCTTGAGTTCGGCGATCTGGCCCTTTAA
- the gshB gene encoding glutathione synthase, with product MAAKLGIISDPISGFNIKKDTGFAMMLAAQARGYELYYMEMQDLYLYQGEARATAAKATVFDDEQHWYELADKDDIALSDLDVILMRKDPPFDTEYIYATYILERAEQAGTLVINKPQSLRDANEKLFTAWFSEHTPDTLVTRSASQIREFLTKHGDIILKPLDGMGGASIFRVRQDDPNIGVICETLTEHGSRFAMAQNYVPAIKDGDKRVLVVDGEVMPYCLARIPQGGETRGNLAAGGRGEARPISDSDRKIAEAVAPVLKEKGLIFVGLDIIGDKLTEINVTAPTCVKEIEAAYDISIMDKFFDAIAAKLDHTKG from the coding sequence ATGGCAGCGAAACTCGGGATCATCTCAGATCCAATCAGTGGCTTTAATATCAAAAAAGATACTGGCTTCGCCATGATGCTGGCAGCGCAGGCACGTGGTTATGAGCTTTACTACATGGAAATGCAGGATCTGTATTTGTATCAGGGTGAAGCCCGGGCAACCGCAGCTAAGGCCACCGTGTTTGACGATGAACAACACTGGTATGAATTGGCAGACAAAGATGATATCGCACTGAGCGATCTGGACGTGATTTTAATGCGCAAAGATCCTCCGTTCGATACCGAATATATTTACGCGACATACATACTGGAGCGTGCTGAGCAAGCCGGTACATTGGTGATCAACAAACCGCAAAGCCTGCGCGACGCCAATGAAAAGCTATTTACCGCCTGGTTCAGCGAGCATACTCCAGATACCTTAGTAACGCGCTCTGCGTCTCAGATCCGTGAATTTTTGACTAAACACGGAGATATCATTCTTAAGCCGCTGGATGGCATGGGTGGTGCCTCTATTTTCCGGGTACGTCAGGATGATCCGAACATAGGCGTGATCTGTGAAACCCTCACCGAACATGGTAGCCGCTTTGCGATGGCGCAAAATTACGTACCAGCAATTAAAGACGGCGACAAACGCGTCCTGGTGGTCGACGGTGAAGTCATGCCCTACTGTCTAGCCCGCATCCCACAAGGTGGCGAAACGCGCGGTAACCTGGCCGCAGGCGGTCGTGGTGAAGCACGTCCTATCAGTGATAGCGACCGAAAAATTGCGGAAGCGGTTGCCCCTGTCCTGAAAGAAAAAGGGCTGATTTTTGTCGGTCTGGACATCATCGGCGACAAGCTCACCGAGATTAATGTCACTGCGCCAACCTGTGTGAAAGAAATTGAGGCGGCGTATGATATTTCGATTATGGATAAGTTTTTTGATGCCATTGCAGCAAAACTCGACCATACTAAAGGATAA